A single region of the Candidatus Micrarchaeia archaeon genome encodes:
- the rpl18a gene encoding 50S ribosomal protein L18Ae, with translation MKYIISGKIKLGREVRTFKKEVEAKGDFDAKEKVFKFFGAKHEKLQRTQIKIEKIEKV, from the coding sequence ATGAAATATATCATATCTGGAAAAATAAAGTTAGGTAGAGAAGTAAGAACTTTTAAAAAAGAAGTAGAAGCAAAAGGAGATTTTGATGCTAAAGAAAAAGTTTTCAAATTTTTTGGTGCAAAACATGAAAAATTACAAAGAACACAAATTAAAATAGAAAAAATTGAAAAGGTGTAA
- a CDS encoding translation initiation factor IF-6 encodes MKSAKASVFGNPYIGVYAIANEKICLVAKHMPDDLIKLIRDTLDVEVIKASIGGSDLLGIYAVMNSKGIVVPSLIFDSELEELKKLKLDIYVMEDKYNACGNNIAANDNGGILNNNIPKEEINKISECLGVDLVPMHIKNYETVGSLCSVTNKGFVIYNDISDEKMSQLEKIFKVRGLNSTANTGSYFVGISIVANSKGCVVGDITTGFELQRIQEGLELI; translated from the coding sequence ATGAAAAGTGCAAAAGCAAGTGTATTTGGAAATCCATATATAGGTGTTTATGCAATAGCAAATGAAAAAATTTGTTTAGTTGCAAAACATATGCCTGATGATTTAATCAAATTGATTAGAGATACATTAGATGTTGAAGTTATAAAAGCATCTATTGGCGGTTCTGATTTATTAGGCATATATGCTGTAATGAATTCAAAAGGGATTGTTGTTCCATCTTTAATTTTTGATAGTGAATTAGAAGAATTAAAGAAATTAAAATTAGACATTTATGTAATGGAAGATAAATATAATGCTTGTGGAAACAATATTGCAGCAAACGATAATGGGGGGATATTGAATAATAATATTCCTAAAGAAGAAATAAATAAAATTAGTGAATGTTTGGGTGTTGATTTAGTTCCCATGCATATTAAAAATTATGAAACTGTAGGCAGTCTTTGTTCAGTAACAAATAAAGGCTTTGTTATATACAATGATATTAGCGATGAAAAAATGAGCCAATTAGAAAAAATATTTAAAGTAAGGGGACTAAATAGTACTGCAAATACGGGCTCATATTTTGTTGGAATATCTATTGTTGCAAATTCAAAAGGTTGTGTAGTTGGAGATATTACAACAGGATTTGAATTACAAAGAATTCAAGAAGGATTAGAATTAATATGA